The following proteins are encoded in a genomic region of Liolophura sinensis isolate JHLJ2023 chromosome 7, CUHK_Ljap_v2, whole genome shotgun sequence:
- the LOC135470825 gene encoding multiple epidermal growth factor-like domains protein 6, with protein MAETSRQTYFLVVLSCILFVSVNGECPADKFGDECQFECHCSNGVCEQKSGHCPKGCALGWSGPSCQKQNIALKRRATQSSTFCEPTGRCFNASYSVDGSRDQWLYAGSGCSHTQSSSYNEWRVSWSEEHYITNLVIYNRKDCCQEDLNGFRVYVQQRNGTRVLCYNDPTSQPIRDVIHVRCDAPVLGTSVTITLSGGDDVNLTLCEVEVYVCAAGWYGDHCENQCTGPQCQQCDPTGTYCQDCAVGRFGKDCLGLCHCYDGVACQREGSCPGKGKKLCARGWTGSSCSTGKSLTHHLQNNPYLIFLTF; from the exons ATGGCGGAAACTTCAAGGCAGACGTACTTCCTTGTTGTTCTGTcatgcattttatttgtgtCTGTAAATG GTGAATGTCCTGCGGATAAGTTTGGTGATGAGTGTCAGTTTGAGTGTCACTGTTCTAATGGTGTCTGTGAGCAGAAGTCTGGCCATTGCCCCAAGGGTTGTGCTCTAGGCTGGTCAGGACCATCCTGTCAGAAAC AAAATATAGCTCTGAAAAGGAGGGCAACACAGAGTTCAACCTTCTGTGAGCCTACAGGAAGATGTTTTAATGCGTCCTACTCAGTAGATGGGTCCAGAGACCAGTGGCTGTACGCAGGGAGTGGTTGCTCACATACACAGTCCTCCAGTTATAATGAATGGAGGGTGAGCTGGTCCGAGGAGCACTACATCACTAACCTAGTTATCTACAACAGGAAAGACTGCT GCCAAGAAGATCTGAACGGTTTTCGTGTATACGTTCAGCAGCGCAACGGGACGAGGGTACTTTGTTATAATGACCCAACTAGCCAGCCAATCAGGGATGTAATTCATGTGCGCTGCGATGCTCCTGTGCTGGGAACGTCTGTAACAATAACGCTGAGTGGAGGTGATGATGTGAACCTAACCTTGTGTGAGGTTGAGGTTTATG TGTGTGCTGCTGGTTGGTATGGTGACCATTGTGAGAACCAGTGCACAGGGCCTCAGTGCCAACAGTGTGACCCAACAGGCACATATTGTCAAG ATTGTGCTGTGGGTCGGTTTGGGAAAGATTGTTTGGGGCTGTGTCATTGTTATGATGGGGTGGCGTGTCAGCGTGAGGGCTCCTGTCCTGGCAAGGGAAAGAAGCTTTGTGCCCGTGGCTGGACGGGCAGCTCCTGTAGTACAGGCAAGTCACTAACCCATCATTTGCAAAATAATCCCTACTTAATTTTCTTAACCTTTTGA
- the LOC135469999 gene encoding BSD domain-containing protein 1-like, protein MAEGNKQEETPGNWWDGWLQVAKDKSTAALELVKKDLSEFTCTVRTDTSNAVAATSDTLQQTIQTEKREPAMSMVKSGISSFLDGITRVLTIPPDDDPGDKLTIQPNGEATYDRSRARLTAIQLDPGTYCSQPSGPVEQYEMWRENFDLECKKGDISEMLVSRVEVRALYTKLVPSEVSHADFWARYFYKVHQLELDEARKVALMKRAEQTRDESFSWDDDEGSDSEDKTIPPAEVGKVTTERHETRQTNPDSPSNTQKSTPPQTMKDLSETFANANPSSSNLNVQKPKGTTETCGPSSTGTVSENLTKDMHHAATEETSQPQEPTCERKPGTVTSPNVPDSGNQTAAKESGVTQGSGKQVKSEENAVSDEGISGKQTKPTVTSATGDKVADTGVKVDSKTLTELKMREKGDMVVVGSGSSSPVSEASANVKKEAVAGEATDEDWEEDFDIELTEEDIRLAEEAAKKYKSPETLEDLDLMDEEDWNWD, encoded by the exons atggcagAAGG aaataaacaagAAGAAACACCAGGGAATTGGTGGGATGGCTGGCTGCAGGTGGCGAAGGACAAG tccacagcagcactggagctgGTGAAAAAAGACCTAAGtgagtttacatgtacagtgaggaCAGACACAAGCAATGCTGTGGCAGCTACCAGTGATACCTTACAACAAACCATACAG ACAGAGAAAAGGGAGCCTGCGATGAGCATGGTGAAGTCGGGGATAAGCTCCTTTCTGGACGGGATCACCCGGGTACTCACCATTCCTCCAGACGATGACCCAGGGGATAAGCTCACCATACAGCCCAACGGAGAGGCTACATACGACCGAAGCAGG GCCCGTCTGACTGCCATACAGCTTGATCCAGGCACTTACTGCAGCCAGCCATCCGGGCCTGTGGAACAGTACGAAATGTGGAGGGAAAACTTTGATCTGGAATGTAAAAAAGGAGACATATCTGAAATGTTGGTCAGCCGGGTGGAAGTGAGGGCCTTGTACACAAAACTG GTGCCTTCAGAAGTATCTCATGCAGACTTTTGGGCTCGATATTTTTACAAAGTTCATCAGCTGGAGCTGGATGAGGCTAGAAAAGTTGCTTTAATGAAACGAGCAGAGCAGACACGTGATGAATCTTTCAGCTGGGATGATG ATGAAGGGAGTGACAGCGAAGACAAAACCATCCCGCCTGCTGAAGTTGGAAAAGTGACAACAGAGAGACATGAAACAAGACAAACAAACCCTGACTCGCCCTCCAATACTCAAAAATCAACACCCCCACAAACTATGAAAGACTTATCAGAAACTTTTGCTAATGCAAACCCCAGTTCAAGTAATTTAAATGTCCAAAAGCCCAAGGGCACAACGGAAACATGTGGACCATCATCAACAGGAACGGTGAGTGAGAATTTGACCAAGGACATGCACCATGCAGCCACTGAAGAAACCAGTCAACCACAAGAACCAACTTgtgagaggaagccaggcacagttacctcccctaaTGTGCCAGACAGTGGGAATCAGACAGCTGCAAAGGAATCGGGTGTTACACAGGGTAGTGGGAAGCAGGTAAAATCTGAGGAAAATGCGGTGTCAGATGAAGGCATTTCTGGAAAGCAGACGAAACCCACAGTGACATCTGCCACAGGTGACAAAGTGGCTGACACTGGGGTGAAAGTTGACTCTAAGACCCTGACTGAGCTTAAGATGAGGGAGAAAGGGGACATGGTGGTTGTGGGGTCAGGCTCATCTTCACCTGTCTCAGAGGCTAGTGCTAACGTCAAAAAAG AGGCAGTGGCTGGAGAAGCAACAGATGAGGACTGGGAGGAAGACTTTGACATTGAGCTGACTGAGGAGGATATACGGCTGGCTGAGGAAGCAGCCAAAAAATACAAGTCGCCCGAAACTCTGGAGGACTTAGATTTG atggatGAAGAGGACTGGAATTGGGACTGA